Proteins encoded together in one Asterias rubens chromosome 4, eAstRub1.3, whole genome shotgun sequence window:
- the LOC117289247 gene encoding anillin-like — protein sequence MDPFTESLLERTRARSENLAKKMNKVSPRKRRTPLAESNYAENEEKKVRREASPVKSAVQRCEVKADTPAVPSIRSRIHKLADMRKEWDADGTELDSPQNVPAPRAREIELEPVVSVPSSRKGRFAALAASINSWEDDLDHPKHDVHKEEKRPTRKWERPKPVEEPIQTQPSPKKSYKSQYVKTEVPVVSQELTPKKPARNVRFQEEEEEEKEEEKTVIGNGQGKAQMRSLPAGSPKKQAPIGSKIGSKIGNQGGKAELRSLQSSSPVKSAASRLGVSNAPVKRDHAELRSVSASPARKRIQVSMSREREPSRSDFQKLCHQQHQPLPKAREAPTTTQYKPPTRQFASQPIEAPKKQVNEAPKKQATGSVANGKGVADVKAYFGKRQGNGAVPSSPKKVEARVGAMAKSIQDRLKQHQENWHGNDINTKIQEQRKKELDVIKNRWNHSDKKTDEDSQPERAQPTPKPRVTITASVPEPESSLMDDSREDQDEMEVTEDTINVGMVESPPPAISSSEDEEEEEQVFVPRVEVKTMTAIKEEEKGPATPQPPPRPRRTSSKLLAEEEAKAAQAALSIKNPLPKPEEDDDSEYDSEDDDEDICDVLGDIDDLLNEAEQAMEEEQTPEKIPQKMAQTAAVPEQKKTQVTTTAQKPPTGGLTRSKPGTSGSPNLYSIESFRKHGPKSPSTTVTKSIIRSESGSVGAGQGVKPIALKPVLVKEQIQTLMEEVSAQQSIIYQTSQALNLIASNPEHKGTTQEVEAERLLLIAAQRRQACLAEIQRLKTTSPARGVDTMQTSDGEVMKACKGFVTLQDLRLPLKTEYVLSSKQDRMCHYYFLLLRCREHVLATHIQTTVDGLSGDCLPFTNIAKFNNLDSDFVVEVFVFEMQIKRPKPADEKTKQNFFSGLTPKKILANMSKETRQSTKIVSNPSPGGPGSVRASNFTLVGATRLSLQSFRVSRFTLSKVPFNSPLEGTVHMSMSCHTNTNVSESGFLTMFDDISGFGAWHRRWCTLSGGYISFWKYPDDENHKAPIGTIDLRQCVTNEVAPISRILCARPNTFELVTRQKETHSKNHRKDTLVTKHEDSGVTTKHMLSADVKEDRLRWIHSLNKTLLDLRTWNREAARPTPTPSS from the exons atGGATCCATTCACAGAG agTCTCCTGGAGAGAACCAGGGCAAGGAGTGAGAATCTGGCCAAGAAGATGAACAAAGTATCCCCTCGCAAGAGACGGACTCCTCTAGCTGAATCAAACTATGCAGAAAATGAAGAGAAGAAAGTCCGCAGAGAAG CATCTCCAGTGAAATCCGCAGTGCAGAGATGTGAGGTGAAGGCGGACACCCCGGCTGTTCCTTCCATCAGGTCACGTATACACAAACTTGCTGACATGAGAAAAGAATGGGATGCAG ATGGGACAGAGTTAGACTCTCCTCAAAATGTACCAGCTCCTCGGGCGAGAGAGATTGAGCTGGAGCCCGTTGTGTCCGTACCCTCTTCTAGGAAGGGTCGCTTTGCTGCCCTGGCTGCCAGCATCAACAGCTGGGAGGATGACTTGGACCACCCTAAACATGATGTCCACAAGGAG gaGAAGCGACCAACAAGGAAGTGGGAGCGACCAAAGCCAGTGGAGGAGCCCATCCAGACTCAGCCTTCTCCAAAGAAAAGCTACAAGAGCCAATATGTCAAGACTGAGGTTCCTGTGGTATCTCAAGAGCTCACTCCCAAGAAGCCTGCAAGAAATGTCAGGTTCCAagaagaggaggaggaagaaaaagaagaggAGAAAACCGTCATTGGGAACGGACAAGGAAAAGCCCAGATGAGATCCCTCCCAGCAGGAAGCCCTAAGAAGCAAGCTCCGATTGGATCTAAGATCGGGTCCAAGATCGGCAACCAAGGAGGGAAGGCTGAGTTGAGATCATTGCAGAGTAGCAGCCCGGTCAAGAGTGCAGCATCTCGGCTCGGGGTGAGCAATGCACCGGTAAAGAGGGATCATGCTGAGCTGAGGAGTGTAAGTGCAAGCCCGGCGAGAAAAAGAATCCAGGTGTCCATGTCTCGTGAGAGAGAACCCTCCAGGTCAGATTTCCAGAAGCTTTGCCATCAGCAGCATCAGCCTCTCCCTAAAGCAAGAGAAGCACCTACTACAACTCAGTACAAGCCTCCAACCAGGCAATTTGCTTCTCAGCCGATCGAGGCCCCCAAGAAACAGGTGAACGAGGCCCCCAAGAAACAGGCAACCGGGTCGGTGGCAAACGGCAAAGGAGTTGCTGATGTCAAGGCATATTTTGGGAAGCGTCAGGGGAATGGTGCAGTTCCATCCAGCCCCAAGAAGGTTGAGGCACGCGTGGGCGCTATGGCTAAATCTATCCAGGACAGACTGAAACAGCATCAAGAAAACTGGCACGGCAATGATATCAACACGAAGATACAG GAGCAAAGGAAGAAGGAGTTAGATGTCATCAAGAACAGATGGAATCATTCTGACAAGAAGACTGATGAGGATTCACAGCCAGAGAGGGCGCAACCAACG CCCAAGCCAAGAGTGACCATCACGGCCTCTGTACCAGAGCCAGAATCATCCCTGATGGACGACAGCAGAGAGGATCAAGACGAGATGGAAGTAACTGAAGACACCATCAATGTCGGCATGGTGGAGTCACCGCCTCCAGCCATCTCATCCTCAGaggatgaggaggaggaggagcaAGTGTTTGTCCCAAGAGTAGAAGTTAAGACGATGACCGCCATCAAGGAGGAAGAGAAAGGCCCTGCCACACCCCAGCCCCCTCCTAGACCCCGTCGGACTAGCAGTAAGCTTCTGGCTGAGGAAGAAGCAA AAGCCGCACAGGCAGCTTTGTCAATCAAGAATCCTCTTCCCAAACCAGAGGAAGATGACGATAGTGAATATGAcagtgaagatgatgatgaagatatCTGTGATGTCTTGGGAGACATTGATGATCTTCTCAATGAGGCAGAGCAAGCCATGGAAGAAGAGCAAACTCCTGAGAAGATTCCACAGAAGATGGCTCAGACGGCCGCTGTACCAGAACAGAAGAAAACCCAG GTCACAACCACAGCACAGAAGCCCCCTACAGGAGGCCTAACCCGTTCCAAGCCAGGCACCTCCGGGTCACCCAACCTATACAGCATCGAGTCCTTCCGTAAGCACGGTCCAAAGTCGCCCAGTACAACGGTCACCAAGAGCATCATCAGAAGCGAGAGTGGGTCCGTAGGCGCTGGACAGGGAGTCAAACCCATAGCATTGAAGCCGGTTCTAGTCAAGGAACAAATACAG ACCTTGATGGAAGAAGTATCAGCACAGCAGAGCATTATCTATCAGACGAGTCAAGCATTGAATCTAATCGCATCTAACCCTGAGCATAAAGGCACCACGCAGGAAGTAGAGGCAGAGAGACTTCTCCTCATAGCAG CCCAACGGCGCCAGGCCTGCCTTGCTGAGATACAGCGACTGAAGACCACATCTCCAGCCAGAGGGGTAGACACAATGCAGACATCAGACGGGGAGGTGATGAAGGCATGTAAGGGGTTTGTTACCCTACAAGACCTCAGGCTGCCTCTCAAGACGGAGTATGTACTCAGCTCAAAACAAG ATCGTATGTGTCATTACTACTTCTTGTTGCTGAGATGCAGAGAGCATGTCTTAGCCACCCACATCCAGACCACAGTGGATGGCTTATCAGGGGACTGCCTACCATTCACTAACATCGCAAAATT CAATAATCTTGACAGTGATTTTGTCGTGGAGGTGTTCGTCTTTGAGATGCAGATCAAGAGACCTAAGCCAGCTGATgagaagacaaaacaaaacttcttcTCCGGTCTGACACCCAAGAAGATCCTTGCAAACATGTCCAAAGAAACGAGG CAAAGTACAAAGATAGTGAGTAACCCAAGTCCTGGTGGTCCAGGATCAGTCCGTGCAAGTAACTTCACATTGGTAGGCGCAACCAGACTGAGTCTTCAGAGCTTCAGAGTCAGTAGATTTACTCTCAGCAAG GTTCCCTTTAACTCACCACTAGAGGGCACTGTTCACATGAGCATGTCTTGTCACACCAACACCAACGTCTCCGAGAGTGGGTTCCTCACCATGTTTGATGACATCAGTGGATTTGGGGCGTGGCACAGGCGCTGGTGTACCCTGTCCGGGGGCTACATATCATTCTGGAAATATCCCGATGATGAGAATCATAAG GCCCCAATTGGAACCATTGATCTCAGACAGTGCGTGACCAACGAGGTGGCACCCATCTCACGGATCCTGTGCGCTAGACCCAACACATTCGAGTTGGTAACCCGACAGAAGGAAACCCACTCTAAGAACCACAGGAAGGACACGCTGGTTACCAAACATGAAGATTCTGGGGTCACCACAAA GCACATGCTTTCAGCCGATGTAAAGGAAGATCGTCTCAGATGGATCCACTCTCTAAATAAGACACTCCTTGATCTAAGGACGTGGAATAGAGAGGCTGCCAGGCCGACGCCCACTCCCTCATCTTAG
- the LOC117289508 gene encoding DNA replication complex GINS protein PSF2-like, protein MMDSAEVEFLAEKQLVTVVPNFSHDEVFLIGGSVGPFNAGLPVEVPLWMAVNLKQRQKCRIQPPDWMDIEKLKDKKQEEKDSPIFQPMMNQHYMVVTKLLLSHATDDIPHADEVHTLVKDIWDLRMAKLRQSVDKFVKDQETHARLDNLSLMEINTVRPFLTQALDHMHTLRMNTLVGGPPSTQD, encoded by the exons ATGATGGACTCGGCAGAAGTGGAGTTTTTGGCCGAGAAACAGCTAGTTACGGTCGTTCCGAATTTCTCCCACGACGAGGTGTTCTTGATCGGGGGGAGCGTGGGGCCTTTCAACGCTGGGCTCCCGGTGGAAGTGCCGCTGTGGATGGCAGTCAACTTGAAACAACGGCAGAAGTGTAGAATACAGCCGCCAGATTGGATGGATATTG AAAAACTTAAAGATAAGAAGCAAGAAGAGAAGGACTCCCCAATTTTCCAGCCAATGATGAATCAACATTACATGGTGGTCACAAAACTCTTGCTTAGTCA TGCGACTGACGATATCCCGCATGCAGATGAAGTACACACACTAGTAAAGGACATTTGGGACCTACGGATGGCCAAGCTGAGACAGAGTGTGGACAAGTTTGTCAAGGATCAAGAAACGCATGCCAGG CTTGATAACCTGTCGCTGATGGAGATCAACACAGTACGTCCCTTTTTGACGCAAGCTCTGGACCACATGCACACATTGAGGATGAATACACTCGTTGGTGGACCACCAAGTACACAAGACTGA